Proteins from a single region of Gambusia affinis linkage group LG12, SWU_Gaff_1.0, whole genome shotgun sequence:
- the eif4g1a gene encoding eukaryotic translation initiation factor 4 gamma 1a isoform X1, whose product MNKPPQPITGPTSVPNPSQSPGIPQAAYGPGQPPSLVFATPPPPQMNSAQQPRQFATGPRTLHQQGGYRALQSYYQSRATMAASAPRVQTSSGPRPVAPAHVYSTSSQMMMIPQQQIPFGGSPQGYFIPPGQYRTPYMPPTQQYPVTSGTGFYAGTNPAEYSAYAGAYYPAQPQYSPSVQPAQVMINPQQQAPPPQQVPTQPQAPPKRERKQITIRDPNQGGRDITKEIMSGGRSTTTATPPQASVAEVSIAQTNGEVVQTVAVVARRDEPVEPSASPESPPPAAPANTDPVGEAKQEINRQFTPPVELATQSVATTAAAERLSPSLKEQQSPPSLPSAAAGISSVPEAVTLVSSKAGDTVDAPVRPSASPVPQETLVKTEEPQAAPSAEKEVKPEGVQLEKEEPTASAKSEPPVQVAVTPVETVKEDATAKPSSNVSRPLAVPEPAASQAEDADQSSEPEPVEVHPAESPLPNGLPQETEELSEDVPVSDTTSQDKPDPSQPQESVTPAQKEEEEEKEEEETREEEQPQKKTEDAPLASASCPEETTMQAAMPVPKKKKSMKELNKKAIGGLLDAFKEQEPDAKPVPEPSAVQVSPPASDKPPAETVDETSEEKEDKQNAEPDKLESTLEPTEQKYQYKEDPGEPINPEAKKRYDREFLLGFQFSSASLHKPEGLPVISDVVLDEVNKTPLRPVDPSRLMSVGPDFTPTFLGGLGGKSAGRPQPSGSHRSQQSLRKEPKKIIIFNSRSLTDSVQLNKAANAWKPSTIKPEDSNPEEADAEQAKTQDVFKRLRSILNKLTPQKFQELMKQVMELKIDTEERLKGTIDLIFEKAISEPNFSVAYANMCRCLIGLKVPIPDKPGNFVNFRKLLLNRCQKEFEKDQDDDEIFEKKQKEMEASSNDEERERLRVELEEARDKARRRSLGNIKFIGELFKLKMLTEAIMHDCVVKLLKNHDEESLECLCRLLSTIGKDLDFEKAKPRMDQYFNQMDKIIKERKTSSRIRFMLQDVLDLRRNNWVPRRGDLGPKTIDQIHKEAELEEHREQIKVQQQLLSKKDSRGPHTPARGRAPQPQDEGWNTVPISKNRPIDITRLSKITKPGALDFNNQRLAPDGKGMWGSWGKGSSGGSGAKPTSGDQDSGRPATSTLNRFSALQQSGAMSSSTDTDRRVPQRSSGSRERGGDRDRNDHDRDRYDRFARSERQDGNQFSKRSFSRESQERGGRGGDSRAAAESVRRVASMTDNRDRGSRDRGSRDRGSRDRGSRDQVGRDRGSRDQGSRDRGSHDRGSRSQGGRDTGPSKDLPVKRESVPTSLPKPAMTEEELRKKTNAIIEEYLHINDIKEALQCVAELDSASLLYVFVSCGLESTLERSTLARERMGLLFHRLVEAGMLPVQQYYQGLLEILEVAEDMAIDIPHIWLYLAELITPMLHDRGIPMGQLFREISKPLVPLGKAGLLLAQIIKLLCKGMTHEKVGSLWREARLNWNEFLSKDEDVNKFVTEQKVEFTTGEETESEESGRKQILSGDEISKELDRLLEEKANNQRIRDWIEANLDEQQCASSQFLRALMTSVCQSAIICDNPYKVDEEQIKERASLLQRYLCDEEKALQALYALQALMVHMEQPASLLLMFFNNLYDEDVIDEEAFYKWESSKDPAEQTGKGVALKSVTGFFTFLRNAEEESDKD is encoded by the exons ATGAACAAACCACCACAACCTATAACGGGACCCACCTCTGTCCCAAATCCCTCCCAATCCCCTGGAATACCCCAG gctGCGTACGGCCCCGGACAACCACCTTCTCTTGTTTTTGCCACCCCTCCACCTCCACAAATGAACTCCGCACAGCAGCCGAGACAG TTTGCTACAGGGCCTCGTACTTTACACCAACAG GGTGGATACAGAGCATTGCAG AGTTACTATCAGAGTCGAGCCACTATGGCCGCCAGCGCTCCTAGGGTGCAGACAAGCAGTGGCCCTCGACCTGTTGCACCTGCACATGTGTACTCTACCAGctcccagatgatgatgatccCCCAGCAGCAGATTCCTTTCGGTGGCTCTCCTCAGGGCTATTTTATCCCACCTGGACAG TACCGTACTCCATACATGCCTCCTACCCAACAGTATCCTGTGACCAGTGGCACAGGTTTCTATGCTGGGACTAATCCTGCAGAATACTCTGCTTACG CAGGAGCATACTATCCTGCTCAGCCGCAGTACTCTCCGTCAGTCCAGCCAGCGCAAGTGATGATTAACCCACAACAACAAGCTCCGCCTCCCCAGCAAGTACCCACGCAGCCGCAAGCCCCGCCAAAGAGGGAACGCAAACAG ATAACAATACGAGACCCCAACCAAGGTGGGCGTGACATTACAAAGGAGATCATGTCAGGTGGAAGATCTACCACAACAGCAACCCCCCCACAG GCATCTGTAGCAGAAGTAAGTATTGCCCAGACCAATGGTGAAGTCGTACAGACTGTTGCTGTAGTGGCAAGAAGAG ATGAGCCAGTAGAGCCTTCTGCCTCCCCTGAAAGTCCTCCACCTGCTGCTCCGGCAAACACGGATCCTGTGGGGGAGGccaaacaggaaataaacagACAATTTACTCCGCCTGTTGAATTAGCAACTCAATCTGTGGCCACTACAGCCGCAGCTGAGAGACTTTCCCCGTCGCTAAAGGAGCAGCAGTCTCCGCCTTCCCTCccgtcagcagcagcaggtatCAGTAGTGTTCCTGAAGCAGTAACTTTGGTCAGCTCAAAAGCCGGTGACACAGTGGATGCTCCGGTCAGACCTTCTGCATCACCAGTACCACAAGAAACACTGGTGAAAACAGAGGAGCCACAGGCAGCTCCGTCTGCGGAGAAAGAGGTGAAGCCAGAAGGAGTTCAACTGGAAAAAGAGGAACCAACAGCTAGCGCCAAGTCAGAACCCCCCGTTCAAGTTGCAGTTACCCCTGTGGAGACTGTGAAAGAGGATGCTACTGCAAAACCGTCAAGCAACGTCTCTCGCCCCCTCGCTGTaccagaacctgctgcttcACAGGCCGAGGATGCGGACCAGagctcagaaccagaaccggtagAGGTTCATCCAGCAGAGTCTCCTCTTCCCAACGGCCTTCCTCAGGAGACTGAAGAACTCTCTGAAGATGTCCCGGTGTCTGACACTACGTCCCAGGACAAACCCGACCCTTCTCAACCTCAGGAATCAGTGACACCAgcacagaaagaagaagaagaagaaaaagaggaggaggagactaGGGAGGAAGAGCAGCCGcagaagaaaactgaagatgCTCCTCTTGCCTCTGCCAGCTGCCCAGAGGAAACTACTATGCAAG CTGCTATGCCTGtgccaaagaagaagaagagcatgAAAGAGCTCAACAAAAAAGCCATTGGGGGCCTTCTGGATGCCTTCAAAGAG CAGGAGCCAGATGCCAAGCCTGTTCCTGAACCCTCAGCAGTCCAGGTCAGCCCTCCAGCGTCAGACAAGCCACCCGCTGAAACAGTAGATGAGACCTCGGAGGAAAAAGAAGACAAGCAGAATGCTGAGCCGGACAAACTCGAATCCACACTTGAGCCAACTGAGCAGAAATACCAGTACAAAGAAG ACCCGGGGGAGCCAATAAACCCAGAAGCAAAGAAGCGGTATGACAGAGAGTTTCTTCTGGGCTTCCAGTTTAGCAGCGCCAGTCTGCACAAACCAGAGGGTCTGCCTGTCATCAGTGACGTGGTCCTAGACGAG GTAAACAAGACTCCGTTGCGGCCTGTTGACCCAAGTCGACTGATGAGTGTGGGTCCGGATTTCACTCCTACGTTTTTGGGGGGTCTTGGAGGCAAATCTGCAGGACGACCCCAG CCCTCTGGGTCACATCGCTCCCAGCAGAGCTTGCGAAAAGAGCCCAAGAAGATCATCATCTTCAACAGCAGGTCTCTTACGGACAGCGTGCAGCTCAACAAAGCTGCGAACGCCTGGAAGCCCTCGACCATAAAGCCCGAAGACAGCAACCCCGAAGAGGCTGACGCCGAGCAGGCAAAGACTCAGGATGTGTTCAAGCGTCTGCGCAGCATCCTCAACAAGCTCACCCCGCAGAAGTTCCAGGAGCTGATGAAGCAGGTGATGGAGCTGAAAATAGACACAGAAGAAAGACTGAAGGGAACCATCGACCTCATCTTCGAGAAGGCAATCTCAGAGCCCAACTTCTCCGTAGCCTACGCCAACATGTGCCGCTGCCTTATAGGG CTGAAAGTGCCCATCCCGGATAAACCTGGAAACTTTGTGAACTTCCGCAAACTTCTACTCAATCGCTGCCAGAAAGAGTTTGAAAAGGACCAGGATGATGATGAGATTTTtgagaaaaagcagaaagagatGGAAGCCTCCAGCaat GACGAGGAGCGTGAGCGTTTAAGGGTGGAACTGGAAGAGGCCCGAGACAAAGCTCGAAGGCGCTCACTGGGTAACATAAAATTCATCGGCGAACTCTTCAAGCTGAAAATGCTGACAGAGGCCATCATGCACGACTGTGTGGTTAAACTACTGAAGAACCACGACGAAGAATCTCTGGAGTGTCTCTGCAGACTGCTGTCCACCATTGGCAAAGACCTGGACTTTGAAAAGGCCAAG CCTCGTATGGATCAGTATTTCAACCAGATGGACAAGATCATCAAAGAGAGGAAAACCTCGTCCAGAATCCGCTTCATGCTGCAAGATGTTTTGGACCTAAGAAGG AATAACTGGGTTCCTCGTAGAGGAGACCTGGGTCCTAAAACAATTGACCAAATCCACAAAGAGGCCGAGCTGGAGGAGCACCGGGAACAGATCAAAgtacagcagcagctgctgtcaaAGAAGGACAGCCGGGGTCCGCACACACCAGCGAGGGGCCGGGCGCCCCAGCCTCAAGACGAGGGCTGGAACACAGTGCCCATCTCCAAGAATCGACCCATCGACATCACCCGCCTTAGCAAGATCACAAAG CCTGGGGCCCTGGACTTCAACAATCAGCGGCTGGCTCCAGATGGGAAAGGCATGTGGGGAAGCTGGGGAAAAGGTAGCAGTGGAGGAAGTGGAGCTAAACCAACAAGTGGAGATCAAG ACTCTGGACGTCCAGCCACCAGCACTCTGAACCGATTCTCAGCTCTGCAGCAGTCCGGAGCGATGTCCTCATCAACAGACACCGATCGCAGAGTTCCTCAGAG GTCGAGCGGCAGCCGGGAACGTGGTGGTGACAGAGACCGGAATGACCATGACAGGGATCGCTACGACAGATTTGCTCGCAGCGAGAGACAGGACGGGAACCAGTTCTCCAAGAGAAGTTTCAGCAGGGAATCACAGGAGCGTGGTGGAAGGGGCGGAGACAGCCGGGCCGCCGCAGAATCTGTGCGCCGTGTTGCCAGCATGACCGACAATCGGGACAGAGGAAGCAGAGACCGAGGCAGTCGGGACAGAGGAAGCAGGGACAGAGGAAGCCGAGATCAAGTTGGTCGGGACCGAGGAAGCAGGGACCAAGGCAGTCGGGACAGGGGAAGCCATGACAGAGGAAGCAGGAGCCAAGGTGGTCGGGACACTGGTCCAAGCAAAGACCTTCCAG TTAAGCGGGAAAGTGTTCCTACTTCTCTTCCCAAACCTGCCATGACAGAAGAGGAGCTGAGGAAAAAGACCAATGCCATTATTGAAGAATACCTCCACATCAACGACATAAAG GAGGCGCTGCAGTGTGTTGCAGAGTTAGATAGTGCCTCTCTGCTCTACGTCTTTGTGAGCTGTGGCCTTGAGTCGACACTTGAACGCAGCACCCTTGCTAGGGAGCGCATGGGTTTGTTGTTCCACCGACTCGTAGAGGCAGGAATGTTGCCCGTACAGCAGTACTATCAAGG GCTACTAGAGATCCTGGAAGTGGCAGAGGACATGGCCATAGATATACCTCACATCTGGCTCTACCTGGCAGAACTCATTACTCCCATGCTCCATGACCGGGGCATCCCTATGGGACAGCTCTTTAG GGAGATCTCGAAGCCTCTTGTGCCTCTGGGGAAGGCTGGCTTGCTGCTGGCACAGATTATCAAGTTGCTCTGCAAAGGAATG ACTCATGAGAAGGTTGGGTCTTTGTGGAGAGAAGCCAGACTAAATTGGAATGAGTTCTTGTCCAAGGATGAAGATGTCAACAAGTTTGTCACAGAACAG AAAGTGGAGTTTACCACAGGAGAAGAAACGGAGTCAGAGGAATCTGGAAGGAAGCAAATCCTCAGTGGAGATGAAATCAGCAAAGAGCTGGACCGACTCCTTGAGGAGAAAGCCAACAACCAGCGAATCAGAGACTGGATTGAG GCCAATCTCGATGAGCAGCAATGTGCTTCCAGCCAGTTTCTACGAGCATTGATGACATCGGTGTGCCAGTCTGCCATCATCT GTGACAACCCGTACAAGGTGGATGAGGAGCAGATCAAAGAGAGAGCCAGTCTGCTGCAGAGATACCTCTGTGATGAGGAGAAAGCCCTTCAAGCCCTTTATGCCCTCCAGGCTCTCATGGTCCACATGGAGCAGCCTGCAA GCCTCCTGCTGATGTTCTTCAACAATCTTTACGACGAGGATGTGATTGACGAGGAGGCCTTCTACAAGTGGGAGTCCAGCAAAGATCCGGCAGAGCAAACGGGCAAAGGCGTAGCCTTGAAATCCGTCACCGGCTTCTTCACCTTCCTCCGCAACGCCGAAGAGGAGTCCGACAAGGATTGA
- the eif4g1a gene encoding eukaryotic translation initiation factor 4 gamma 1a isoform X2: MNKPPQPITGPTSVPNPSQSPGIPQAAYGPGQPPSLVFATPPPPQMNSAQQPRQFATGPRTLHQQGGYRALQSYYQSRATMAASAPRVQTSSGPRPVAPAHVYSTSSQMMMIPQQQIPFGGSPQGYFIPPGQYRTPYMPPTQQYPVTSGTGFYAGTNPAEYSAYAGAYYPAQPQYSPSVQPAQVMINPQQQAPPPQQVPTQPQAPPKRERKQITIRDPNQGGRDITKEIMSGGRSTTTATPPQASVAEVSIAQTNGEVVQTVAVVARRDEPVEPSASPESPPPAAPANTDPVGEAKQEINRQFTPPVELATQSVATTAAAERLSPSLKEQQSPPSLPSAAAGISSVPEAVTLVSSKAGDTVDAPVRPSASPVPQETLVKTEEPQAAPSAEKEVKPEGVQLEKEEPTASAKSEPPVQVAVTPVETVKEDATAKPSSNVSRPLAVPEPAASQAEDADQSSEPEPVEVHPAESPLPNGLPQETEELSEDVPVSDTTSQDKPDPSQPQESVTPAQKEEEEEKEEEETREEEQPQKKTEDAPLASASCPEETTMQAAMPVPKKKKSMKELNKKAIGGLLDAFKEEPDAKPVPEPSAVQVSPPASDKPPAETVDETSEEKEDKQNAEPDKLESTLEPTEQKYQYKEDPGEPINPEAKKRYDREFLLGFQFSSASLHKPEGLPVISDVVLDEVNKTPLRPVDPSRLMSVGPDFTPTFLGGLGGKSAGRPQPSGSHRSQQSLRKEPKKIIIFNSRSLTDSVQLNKAANAWKPSTIKPEDSNPEEADAEQAKTQDVFKRLRSILNKLTPQKFQELMKQVMELKIDTEERLKGTIDLIFEKAISEPNFSVAYANMCRCLIGLKVPIPDKPGNFVNFRKLLLNRCQKEFEKDQDDDEIFEKKQKEMEASSNDEERERLRVELEEARDKARRRSLGNIKFIGELFKLKMLTEAIMHDCVVKLLKNHDEESLECLCRLLSTIGKDLDFEKAKPRMDQYFNQMDKIIKERKTSSRIRFMLQDVLDLRRNNWVPRRGDLGPKTIDQIHKEAELEEHREQIKVQQQLLSKKDSRGPHTPARGRAPQPQDEGWNTVPISKNRPIDITRLSKITKPGALDFNNQRLAPDGKGMWGSWGKGSSGGSGAKPTSGDQDSGRPATSTLNRFSALQQSGAMSSSTDTDRRVPQRSSGSRERGGDRDRNDHDRDRYDRFARSERQDGNQFSKRSFSRESQERGGRGGDSRAAAESVRRVASMTDNRDRGSRDRGSRDRGSRDRGSRDQVGRDRGSRDQGSRDRGSHDRGSRSQGGRDTGPSKDLPVKRESVPTSLPKPAMTEEELRKKTNAIIEEYLHINDIKEALQCVAELDSASLLYVFVSCGLESTLERSTLARERMGLLFHRLVEAGMLPVQQYYQGLLEILEVAEDMAIDIPHIWLYLAELITPMLHDRGIPMGQLFREISKPLVPLGKAGLLLAQIIKLLCKGMTHEKVGSLWREARLNWNEFLSKDEDVNKFVTEQKVEFTTGEETESEESGRKQILSGDEISKELDRLLEEKANNQRIRDWIEANLDEQQCASSQFLRALMTSVCQSAIICDNPYKVDEEQIKERASLLQRYLCDEEKALQALYALQALMVHMEQPASLLLMFFNNLYDEDVIDEEAFYKWESSKDPAEQTGKGVALKSVTGFFTFLRNAEEESDKD; the protein is encoded by the exons ATGAACAAACCACCACAACCTATAACGGGACCCACCTCTGTCCCAAATCCCTCCCAATCCCCTGGAATACCCCAG gctGCGTACGGCCCCGGACAACCACCTTCTCTTGTTTTTGCCACCCCTCCACCTCCACAAATGAACTCCGCACAGCAGCCGAGACAG TTTGCTACAGGGCCTCGTACTTTACACCAACAG GGTGGATACAGAGCATTGCAG AGTTACTATCAGAGTCGAGCCACTATGGCCGCCAGCGCTCCTAGGGTGCAGACAAGCAGTGGCCCTCGACCTGTTGCACCTGCACATGTGTACTCTACCAGctcccagatgatgatgatccCCCAGCAGCAGATTCCTTTCGGTGGCTCTCCTCAGGGCTATTTTATCCCACCTGGACAG TACCGTACTCCATACATGCCTCCTACCCAACAGTATCCTGTGACCAGTGGCACAGGTTTCTATGCTGGGACTAATCCTGCAGAATACTCTGCTTACG CAGGAGCATACTATCCTGCTCAGCCGCAGTACTCTCCGTCAGTCCAGCCAGCGCAAGTGATGATTAACCCACAACAACAAGCTCCGCCTCCCCAGCAAGTACCCACGCAGCCGCAAGCCCCGCCAAAGAGGGAACGCAAACAG ATAACAATACGAGACCCCAACCAAGGTGGGCGTGACATTACAAAGGAGATCATGTCAGGTGGAAGATCTACCACAACAGCAACCCCCCCACAG GCATCTGTAGCAGAAGTAAGTATTGCCCAGACCAATGGTGAAGTCGTACAGACTGTTGCTGTAGTGGCAAGAAGAG ATGAGCCAGTAGAGCCTTCTGCCTCCCCTGAAAGTCCTCCACCTGCTGCTCCGGCAAACACGGATCCTGTGGGGGAGGccaaacaggaaataaacagACAATTTACTCCGCCTGTTGAATTAGCAACTCAATCTGTGGCCACTACAGCCGCAGCTGAGAGACTTTCCCCGTCGCTAAAGGAGCAGCAGTCTCCGCCTTCCCTCccgtcagcagcagcaggtatCAGTAGTGTTCCTGAAGCAGTAACTTTGGTCAGCTCAAAAGCCGGTGACACAGTGGATGCTCCGGTCAGACCTTCTGCATCACCAGTACCACAAGAAACACTGGTGAAAACAGAGGAGCCACAGGCAGCTCCGTCTGCGGAGAAAGAGGTGAAGCCAGAAGGAGTTCAACTGGAAAAAGAGGAACCAACAGCTAGCGCCAAGTCAGAACCCCCCGTTCAAGTTGCAGTTACCCCTGTGGAGACTGTGAAAGAGGATGCTACTGCAAAACCGTCAAGCAACGTCTCTCGCCCCCTCGCTGTaccagaacctgctgcttcACAGGCCGAGGATGCGGACCAGagctcagaaccagaaccggtagAGGTTCATCCAGCAGAGTCTCCTCTTCCCAACGGCCTTCCTCAGGAGACTGAAGAACTCTCTGAAGATGTCCCGGTGTCTGACACTACGTCCCAGGACAAACCCGACCCTTCTCAACCTCAGGAATCAGTGACACCAgcacagaaagaagaagaagaagaaaaagaggaggaggagactaGGGAGGAAGAGCAGCCGcagaagaaaactgaagatgCTCCTCTTGCCTCTGCCAGCTGCCCAGAGGAAACTACTATGCAAG CTGCTATGCCTGtgccaaagaagaagaagagcatgAAAGAGCTCAACAAAAAAGCCATTGGGGGCCTTCTGGATGCCTTCAAAGAG GAGCCAGATGCCAAGCCTGTTCCTGAACCCTCAGCAGTCCAGGTCAGCCCTCCAGCGTCAGACAAGCCACCCGCTGAAACAGTAGATGAGACCTCGGAGGAAAAAGAAGACAAGCAGAATGCTGAGCCGGACAAACTCGAATCCACACTTGAGCCAACTGAGCAGAAATACCAGTACAAAGAAG ACCCGGGGGAGCCAATAAACCCAGAAGCAAAGAAGCGGTATGACAGAGAGTTTCTTCTGGGCTTCCAGTTTAGCAGCGCCAGTCTGCACAAACCAGAGGGTCTGCCTGTCATCAGTGACGTGGTCCTAGACGAG GTAAACAAGACTCCGTTGCGGCCTGTTGACCCAAGTCGACTGATGAGTGTGGGTCCGGATTTCACTCCTACGTTTTTGGGGGGTCTTGGAGGCAAATCTGCAGGACGACCCCAG CCCTCTGGGTCACATCGCTCCCAGCAGAGCTTGCGAAAAGAGCCCAAGAAGATCATCATCTTCAACAGCAGGTCTCTTACGGACAGCGTGCAGCTCAACAAAGCTGCGAACGCCTGGAAGCCCTCGACCATAAAGCCCGAAGACAGCAACCCCGAAGAGGCTGACGCCGAGCAGGCAAAGACTCAGGATGTGTTCAAGCGTCTGCGCAGCATCCTCAACAAGCTCACCCCGCAGAAGTTCCAGGAGCTGATGAAGCAGGTGATGGAGCTGAAAATAGACACAGAAGAAAGACTGAAGGGAACCATCGACCTCATCTTCGAGAAGGCAATCTCAGAGCCCAACTTCTCCGTAGCCTACGCCAACATGTGCCGCTGCCTTATAGGG CTGAAAGTGCCCATCCCGGATAAACCTGGAAACTTTGTGAACTTCCGCAAACTTCTACTCAATCGCTGCCAGAAAGAGTTTGAAAAGGACCAGGATGATGATGAGATTTTtgagaaaaagcagaaagagatGGAAGCCTCCAGCaat GACGAGGAGCGTGAGCGTTTAAGGGTGGAACTGGAAGAGGCCCGAGACAAAGCTCGAAGGCGCTCACTGGGTAACATAAAATTCATCGGCGAACTCTTCAAGCTGAAAATGCTGACAGAGGCCATCATGCACGACTGTGTGGTTAAACTACTGAAGAACCACGACGAAGAATCTCTGGAGTGTCTCTGCAGACTGCTGTCCACCATTGGCAAAGACCTGGACTTTGAAAAGGCCAAG CCTCGTATGGATCAGTATTTCAACCAGATGGACAAGATCATCAAAGAGAGGAAAACCTCGTCCAGAATCCGCTTCATGCTGCAAGATGTTTTGGACCTAAGAAGG AATAACTGGGTTCCTCGTAGAGGAGACCTGGGTCCTAAAACAATTGACCAAATCCACAAAGAGGCCGAGCTGGAGGAGCACCGGGAACAGATCAAAgtacagcagcagctgctgtcaaAGAAGGACAGCCGGGGTCCGCACACACCAGCGAGGGGCCGGGCGCCCCAGCCTCAAGACGAGGGCTGGAACACAGTGCCCATCTCCAAGAATCGACCCATCGACATCACCCGCCTTAGCAAGATCACAAAG CCTGGGGCCCTGGACTTCAACAATCAGCGGCTGGCTCCAGATGGGAAAGGCATGTGGGGAAGCTGGGGAAAAGGTAGCAGTGGAGGAAGTGGAGCTAAACCAACAAGTGGAGATCAAG ACTCTGGACGTCCAGCCACCAGCACTCTGAACCGATTCTCAGCTCTGCAGCAGTCCGGAGCGATGTCCTCATCAACAGACACCGATCGCAGAGTTCCTCAGAG GTCGAGCGGCAGCCGGGAACGTGGTGGTGACAGAGACCGGAATGACCATGACAGGGATCGCTACGACAGATTTGCTCGCAGCGAGAGACAGGACGGGAACCAGTTCTCCAAGAGAAGTTTCAGCAGGGAATCACAGGAGCGTGGTGGAAGGGGCGGAGACAGCCGGGCCGCCGCAGAATCTGTGCGCCGTGTTGCCAGCATGACCGACAATCGGGACAGAGGAAGCAGAGACCGAGGCAGTCGGGACAGAGGAAGCAGGGACAGAGGAAGCCGAGATCAAGTTGGTCGGGACCGAGGAAGCAGGGACCAAGGCAGTCGGGACAGGGGAAGCCATGACAGAGGAAGCAGGAGCCAAGGTGGTCGGGACACTGGTCCAAGCAAAGACCTTCCAG TTAAGCGGGAAAGTGTTCCTACTTCTCTTCCCAAACCTGCCATGACAGAAGAGGAGCTGAGGAAAAAGACCAATGCCATTATTGAAGAATACCTCCACATCAACGACATAAAG GAGGCGCTGCAGTGTGTTGCAGAGTTAGATAGTGCCTCTCTGCTCTACGTCTTTGTGAGCTGTGGCCTTGAGTCGACACTTGAACGCAGCACCCTTGCTAGGGAGCGCATGGGTTTGTTGTTCCACCGACTCGTAGAGGCAGGAATGTTGCCCGTACAGCAGTACTATCAAGG GCTACTAGAGATCCTGGAAGTGGCAGAGGACATGGCCATAGATATACCTCACATCTGGCTCTACCTGGCAGAACTCATTACTCCCATGCTCCATGACCGGGGCATCCCTATGGGACAGCTCTTTAG GGAGATCTCGAAGCCTCTTGTGCCTCTGGGGAAGGCTGGCTTGCTGCTGGCACAGATTATCAAGTTGCTCTGCAAAGGAATG ACTCATGAGAAGGTTGGGTCTTTGTGGAGAGAAGCCAGACTAAATTGGAATGAGTTCTTGTCCAAGGATGAAGATGTCAACAAGTTTGTCACAGAACAG AAAGTGGAGTTTACCACAGGAGAAGAAACGGAGTCAGAGGAATCTGGAAGGAAGCAAATCCTCAGTGGAGATGAAATCAGCAAAGAGCTGGACCGACTCCTTGAGGAGAAAGCCAACAACCAGCGAATCAGAGACTGGATTGAG GCCAATCTCGATGAGCAGCAATGTGCTTCCAGCCAGTTTCTACGAGCATTGATGACATCGGTGTGCCAGTCTGCCATCATCT GTGACAACCCGTACAAGGTGGATGAGGAGCAGATCAAAGAGAGAGCCAGTCTGCTGCAGAGATACCTCTGTGATGAGGAGAAAGCCCTTCAAGCCCTTTATGCCCTCCAGGCTCTCATGGTCCACATGGAGCAGCCTGCAA GCCTCCTGCTGATGTTCTTCAACAATCTTTACGACGAGGATGTGATTGACGAGGAGGCCTTCTACAAGTGGGAGTCCAGCAAAGATCCGGCAGAGCAAACGGGCAAAGGCGTAGCCTTGAAATCCGTCACCGGCTTCTTCACCTTCCTCCGCAACGCCGAAGAGGAGTCCGACAAGGATTGA